Part of the Cryptosporangium arvum DSM 44712 genome, CTGAGCGAGCCCGAGACCCCGGGATGGGTCGCCGACACCGTCGCCGAGCTGGCCGCCCACCCCGACGTGCTCCACCTCCAGCGCACGACCGCGTTCGGCACCTACGACGACGGGTTCGTGCTCGCCCTGGAACGACGCACCGACCACCTGGGCGCGGCGGCCCCGAAGAACGTCTCCCGTCAGCGGGTCTGGCGCCTGCGGGCCCGGCGGATCGTGGTCGCGACCGGCGCGCACGAGCGGCCGATCGTGTTCGCCGACAACGACCGGCCCGGCATCATGCTGGCCGGTGCGGCACGCACGTTCCTCAACCGGTACGGCGTGCTCCCGGGGCGCGCGGCGGTCGTCTTCACGACGAACGACAGCGCGTACGACGCCGCGTTCGACCTGCACCGCGCCGGGGTGCGCGTCCGGGCGATCGTCGACGCGCGCACCGAGATCCCGGCGCACCTCGCCGAGGCCTGCGACCGGGCCCGCATCTGGCTGGTGCGGGGCGCGGTCGTCACCGGCACCCGCGGCGAGGACCGGATCACCCACGCGCTCGTCGGCCCCGACCCGATCGCCTGCGACCTGCTCCTGGTCTCCGGGGGCTGGAACCCCGCGGTGCACCTGTTCAGCCAGGCCCGCGGCCGGCTGCGCTACGACGGGACGCTCGGCGCGTTCGTGCCCGGTGAACCGGTCGACGGCCTCACCGTGATCGGGTCGGCCGCCGGTGAGGTCGTCGCCTCGAAGACGCTGTGGCGGGTGCCGGGCCCGGCCGAGTTCCAGTTCGTCGACCTGCAGCGCGACGCCACCGTCGCCGACCTCCGGCACGCGGTCGGCGCCGGCCTGCGCTCGATCGAGCACATCAAGCGCTTCACGACGATCGGCACCGCCCACGACCAGGGCAAGACCTCCGGCGTGCTGACGACGGGGATCGTCGCCGAACTGCTCGGCGTGCCGGTCGAGGCCGTCGGAACGACCACGTTCCGCCCGCCCTACACGCCGGTGGCGTTCGCGGCGCTGGCCGGGCGCGACCGCGGCCACCTGTTCGACCCCGAGCGCTACACCGCGCTGCACGACTGGCACGTCGCGGCCGGTGCGGTGTTCGAGGACGTCGGCCAGTGGAAGCGCCCGCGCTACTACCCGCGGCCGGGGGAGGACATGCCGGCCGCGGTGCTGCGTGAGTGCGCCGCCGCGCGCACCGGCGTCGGCCTCCTGGACGGCTCCACGCTGGGCAAGATCGACGTCCGCGGCCCGGACGCCGGCGTGCTGCTCGACCGGCTCTACACGAACCTGATGAGCAGCCTGAAACCCGGGATGGTGCGCTACGGCGTGATGTGCGGCGTCGACGGGATGGTGATCGACGACGGCACCGTGCTGCGCCTGGCCGACGACCACTTCCTGGTGATGACGACGACCGGCGGCGCCGCGAAGATCCTCGACTGGATGGAGGAGTGGCTCCAGACCGAGTGGCCCGAGCTGCGGGTGCACCTCACCTCGGTCACCGATCACTGGGCGACGTTCCCGGTGGTCGGCCCGCGGTCACGCGACGTCGTCGGGGCGGTGTTCCCGGACGTCGACGTCAGTAGGGAGGCGTTTCCGTTCCTGGCGATCCGCGAGACCACACTGGACGGGGTACCGGTCCGGCTGGCCCGGATCAGCTTCTCCGGTGAGCTGGCCTACGAGGTGTACGTCAGCTCCTGGTACGCGGTGGCGATCTGGCAGCGGCTCCTGGACGCCGGCCGGCCGCACGGCCTCACGCCGTACGGCACCGAGACGATGCACGTGCTGCGGGCCGAGAAGGGCTACCCGATCATCGGCCAGGACACCGACGGCACGGTGACGCCCCAGGACCTCGGGATGGCCTGGGTCGTCTCGAAGAAGAAGGCGGACTTCGTCGGCAAACGGTCGTTCGCGCGGGCCGCGAACCTCGACCCGCTCCGCAAGCACCTGGTCGGGCTGCTGCCGCTCGACCGGCGCACCGTGCTCCCGGAGGGCTCGCAGATCGTCGAGCGGCTCACCGAGCCGCCGGTCGCCATGCTCGGGCACGTCACGTCCAGTTACCGCAGCGCCGAGCTCGGCCGCCCGTTCGCGCTCGCGCTGGTCAAGGGCGGGCGGGAGCGGGTCGGAGAGGTCCTGCAGGTGCCGGTGGACGGCACCCTCGTCCCCGTCGAGGTCACCGGCCCGGTGCTGGTCGACCCGGAAGGAGCCCGTCGCGATGGCTGAGCTGCTGCGGACGCACGCGCTGGAGTCCCGCGTCGAGGCGCTGGCCGCCGCCGGGATCGTGGTCGAGCCGTACGTCGCGATGACGAACGTGCGGGGCGCGGACGCGCCGCCCGCGGGCATCCGCCTGGGCCCGGACGAGTGGCTCGTGGTCGGCGCCGCCGGCGAACCCGGCGGGTCGGTCACCGACGTGTCCGCGCAGTGGATCACGCTGCGCCTGACCTCCGGCCACGCCCGGGACGTGCTGGCCACCGGCTGCGCGATCGACCTGCACCCCCGGGCGTTCCCGGAGGGCACGAGCGTGCAGACCCGGCTGGCGCAGGCCGGCGTGATCCTCACGTCGCTGGGCGCCGGCGGCTATCGCGTGCTCGTGCGGTCCACGTTCGCCGGCTACCTCGCCGACTGGCTGCTCGACGCGACGAGCGAGTTCAGATGACCGCGCGGATGGCCCGCTCGAAGCCGAGCACGTGGTCGCGCGCCAGCACGTCGGCGCGGTCGGCGTCGCTCCCGGCGATGGCGTGAAGCAGCGCCACGTGCTCGGCGACGACGTTCAGGTCCGTGCTCTTCAACCGGTCGAGGAAGACGCAGTGGATGCGCGTCACCAGGTTGTCGTAGCGGATCAGCACGTCCTCGAGGTGCGGGTTGTTCGCCGCGCGGTAGATCGCCCGGTGCACGGTGAGGTCCCAGCGCATGACCTCGCTGCGGTCGGAACGCTCGACGTCGAGCTGGCCGGTGAGGTCGGCGAGCTCGAGGATCTCCGCGCGCTGCGCCCCCGACGAACGCTCGGCCGCCCGGCGCGCGGCCAGCGGCTCGAGCTGCACCCGGAGGTCGGAGATGTGCGCGAGGTCGGCGATGTCGAGGGCGGTGGCGAACGTGCCGCGGCGCGGGAACGAGACGACCAGCCGGTCCTGCTCGAGACGCTTGAGCGCCTCCCGGACCGGGGTACGTCCCATTCCGAGCTGGGTCGCCAACTCGTCGTCGTCGATCGGCTCGCCCGGCCGGATGTCCAGGAGGATCAGCCGGTCACGCAGGGCGAAGTAGGCACGTTCGGCCATCGACGCCGGTGCGGGGCCGACCGCAGCAGCACGCATGACACTAATATATCAAGGATGAGCTCATGACGATCAGCGCCTTCGACCTGTTCAAGGTGGGGATCGGTCCGTCCAGTTCGCACACGGTCGGGCCGATGCGGGCCGCGTGGTCGTTCGCGGAGCGGCTGCGCCGGAGCGGTGCGCTGACCCGCGTGGCGCGGGTGCGCTGCGAGCTGTTCGGCTCCCTCGGCGCGACCGGGCACGGCCACGGCAGCGTGCCTGCCGTCGTCCTGGGGCTGGAGGGGGAGCGGCCGGAACTCGTCGACCCGGTCGCCGCCGGCCCCCGGGTCGAGGCCGTGCGCGAGATCGGCAAGCTCACGCTCGCCGGTGAGCACCCGATCGAGTTCACGCTCGACGACGTCGTGCTGCACCGCCGCCGGCGCCTGGACTTCCACTCCAACGGAATGCTGTTCCTGGCGTTCGACGCGTCCGGGGCCGAGCTGGACCGGCGCGAGTACTACTCCGTCGGCGGCGGGTTCGTGCTCGACGAGGACGAAGCGGGGCGCCCGGCGATCGTCGAGGACGCCACGCCGGTGCGCTACCCGTTCACCACCGGCCGGGAGCTGCTCGACCACACCGACGCCACCGGCCTGCGCATCAGCGACGTCATGCTGGCCAACGAGCTGTCCTGGCGCACCGAGGACGAGGTGCGCGGCGGCCTGCTGCACCTCTGGTCGGTGATGCAGGAGTGCGTCGCACGCGGCACCCACACGTCCGGGGTGCTCCCCGGCGGGCTGAAGGTCCGGCGCCGGGCCGCCGCGCTCCACACGCAACTCGACGAACAGCGCGACCACGCCGACCCGCTGCGCGCGATGGAGTGGGTCACGCTTTACGCGCTGGCCGTCAACGAGGAGAACGCCGCCGGCGGCCGGGTGGTCACCGCGCCGACGAACGGCGCCGCCGGCATCGTCCCGGCGGTCCTGCACTACTACCGCGACTTCGTGGAGTCCTACGACGAGGACGGCGTGGTGCGCTTCCTGCTCACCGCGGCCGCGATCGGGTTGCTGTTCAAGGAGAACGCGTCGATCTCCGGCGCCGAGGTGGGCTGCCAGGGCGAGGTCGGGTCGGCCTGCTCGATGGCGGCCGGCGCGCTCGCCGAGGTGATCGGCGGAACCCCCGAGCAGGTGGAGAACGCCGCCGAGATCGGCATCGAGCACAACCTCGGCCTGACCTGCGACCCGGTCGGCGGCCTCGTGCAGATCCCGTGCATCGAGCGCAACGCGATCGGGTCGGTCAAGGCCATCACCGCCGCCCGGATGGCCGTGCGCGGCGACGGACAGCACCACGTGACGCTCGACAAGGCGATCAAGACGATGCGCGAGACCGGCGCCGACATGAAGGACAAGTACAAGGAGACGGCCCGGGGAGGGCTGGCCCTCAACGTCGTCGAGTGCTGATGCCCCTGTCCGGCCGGGCTCGTGGAGTGGCCCGCCGCGAGGACGTCGCGGTCGCTCAGGTGTCGTAGAGGCCCAGCAGGGCGCGGGACGCGGCGGCGACGATCTCGTCGGCGGTCGCGTCGACGGTGCCGTCCAGCCAGGCGGTGACGAGCTCGGCCATGCCGCCGATGAACAGGAGCCCGGCCACCTCGTCCACCCGGGCCCCGAGCAGCCGCTGCGCCTCGATCGCGGACTGGTGGGCGAGGTAGCGCAGCAGCTCGGTGCGGCGCTGCCGGAGCTTCGGCACGGCCACCGACTCCACGATCGCGACGCGGCCCTTGCGCGGATCGTCGAGCAGGAGTTCCACGAACGCCCGCACGGCGGCGTGCACCCGCTCGGCCGGGCCACCCTCGGCGGCCTCCGCGGCCCGGCGGCTCGTCGTCTCGATCTCGGCCGCGATGTCGTTCATCACGGCCTCGAGCAGCGCGTCGAGCCCGGTGAAGCTCTCGTAGAAGTAGCGCTCGCTCAGGCCGGCCTCGGCGCAGACGGCGGTCATCGTCGTCCGGACCCCGGGGTCGGCCCAGATCGTCAGGCCGGCCGCGAGCAGCCTGGTACGGCGCTCGGCGACCCGGTCGGCGGCGCTGACCCCGCGGTAGACCCCTGCGCGCACCGCCATGGACCGATCCTAGCGAGCTAATTGACAGGGAGCCCTTCCTGAATCACGCTGGGACGGCCTGGGGAGGTGAGCCAATGACGGCTGAAGCCCTACCGATCCCGCCGTTGCGACGGGACGACCGCGGTCTCCCGTTCGTCGGGCGGGTGCTCGACTACGCCAAGGATCCGGTCGGCCTGTTCCGCCACCACTACGAGCGCTACGGCCCGGTCGCGCCCTGGTACGCGCTCGGGCGCACGTCGGTGATGCTGCTCGGCCCGGACGCGTGCGGCGAGGCCCTCCAGAACCGCGACAAGGCGTTCGCCAACGGTCCGGCCTGGTCGCAGCTGGTCGGGCCGTTCTTCCGTCGCGGCCTCATGCTGCTCGACTTCGACGAGCACAAGGGGCACCGCCGGATCATGCAGGAGGCCTTCACCCGGCCCCGGCTGGAGAGCTACACCCGCCGGCTGCACCCGGCCATCGAGACCGGCCTGGCCGGCTGGAACGCCGACCGGGAGTTCCCCTCGTACTGGCGGCTCAAGCAGCTCACGCTCGACATCGCCGCCGACCTCTTCATGGGCGGCGCGCAGGACACCAGCCGGGCCGAGATGGACCGGGTGAACAAGGCGTTCATCGCCTGCGTCCAGGCCGCCGCCGGCATCGTCCGCGCCGACGTGCCGTTCACCCGCTGGGGCAAGGCCTACCGGGGCCGGAAGGTGCTGGAGAAGTTCCTGCGCCACTACCTGCCGGTCAAGCGGGCCCAGCAGACCGACGACATCTTCTCGGTGCTGTGCCACATCGAGACCGAGGACGGCGACCGCTTCTCCGACGACGACGTCGTCAACCACATGATCTTCCTGATGATGGCCGCGCACGACACCTCGACGGTCACGACCTCGACGATCCTGCAGTACCTCGGGCAGCACCCCGCCTGGCAGGAACGCTGCCGGGAGGAGTCGCTCGCGCTCGGCCCGGAGCCGACGATGGCCGAGCTCGAGGGCCTCGTCGCGCTGGACCTGGTGATGAAGGAGGCGCTGCGCCTGCGGGCACCGGTGCCGGTGCTGGTCCGGTACACGGTCCGGGACACCGTCGTGCAGGGCGTCCGGATCCCGGCCGGGACCAGCGCGGCGCTGGGGCTCCAGTTCACCCATCTGATGGAGGACTACTGGAGCAACCCGACGGCGTTCGACCCCGAGCGGTTCACGCCCGAGCGCCGCGAGGACCGGTCGCACCGGTTCGCCTGGGAGCCGTTCGGTGGCGGCGTCCACAAGTGCATCGGGCTGTACTTCGCCGGGCTGGAGGTCAAGGCGATCATGCACCGGCTGCTGCGTGAGCACCGCTGGACGGTCGACCCGGCCTACGAGCCACCGCTGGACAACCACTCGCTCCCGTTCCCCAAAGACGGGCTGCCGATCGCGCTAGCCTAGCGAGAACTCGTTCTAGTTCTCGGAGGTGCGCGTGGACGCGGTGCCGGCGGTGGGTGCGCACGAGGTGAGCGCGTGGTCGGACGAGGTCGACGTGCTCGTCGTCGGGGCGGGCATGGCCGGCGTCAGCGCCGCGATCGACGCGGCCACCGCCGGTGCCCGGGTACTCGTCGTCGACCGGGGTGGGCGTCTGACCTGCACCAGCGCGATGTCGGGCGGGCACTTCTACCTCGGCGGCGGCACCGCGGTGCAGCAGGCCACCGGCTGGGAGGACACCCCGGCCGACATGGCCGCCTACCTGCGCGCGATGTCGCCGTCGTGCGATCCGGAGAAGATCCGGCTCTACGCGGCCGACAGCGTCGAACACTTCGGCTGGCTGGAGTCGCTCGGGTTCGCGTTCGAGCGCTCCTACTACCCGCACAAGGCCGTGGTGCAGCCCGGGACGCAGGGCCTGATGTTCACCGGCAACGAGAAGTGCTGGCCGTTCACCGAGATCGCCCGGCCGGCGCCCCGGGGCCACAAGCCGCCGTTCGAGGGCGACATGGGCGGCGGGGGCTTCGTCGTCGAACTGGCCTTGGCGAAGCTCGACGCGCTGGGCGTGGAGGTCCGGTACGACACCGGTGCGACCGGGCTGGTGGTCGACGGCGACGCCGTCACCGGCGCCACCTGGCGGCGGTTCGACGAGGCCGGGGCGATCCGGGCCCGCAGCGTCGTGCTCGCGGCCGGCGGGTTCGTGCTCAACCCCGCGATGGTCGAGACCTACGCGCCGCGGCTCGGGGCGCTCTTCGCCCGGGGCATGGCCCTCGGCAACACCTACGACGACGGGCTGGGCATCCGGCTCGGCGAGTCGGTGGGCGGCGTGGCCGACCACATGGAGGGCGCGTTCTTCACCGCGCCGTTCTATCCGCCCGAGGGCAACGTGCGCGGCGTCGTCGTCAACGCCGCCGGCCGCCGGTTCGTCAACGAGGACGCCTACCACTCGCGGGTGGCGGCCTACGTGTTCGACCAGCCCGGCCAAGCCGCGTACCTGATCCTCGACGCGGCGACGATGGAGCGGCCCGGCTACGGCTTCCAGCCGCTCGTCGACGGCTGGGAGACGATCCCGGAGATGGAGGCCGGGCTCGGCCTGCCCGCCGGTTCGCTGGTGGAGACCCTGGGCGCGTACAACGCGGCCGCCCCGGAGGACCCGGCGTTCCACAAGGCCTCCGAGTACGTCGTCCCGCTCGACCAGGGCCCCTGGGGGGCGTACGACCTCACGCCCGGCGCGTGTTTCTACTCCGGGTTCAGCTGCGGCGGCCTGCGGGTGACACCGGACGGCCAGGTGCTGCGCTCCGACGGCTCGGTGGTGGCCGGCGCCTACGCGGCCGGGGCGTGCGCGTCGAACATCGCGGTGGACGGGCGCGGTTACTCCTCGGGCACGCAGCTGGGGGAGGCGTCGTACTTCGGCCGGCGTGCCGGACGTCACGCGGCCCTTGCCCGCGCATGAGAACACGTTCTATTTTGGGGTGGTGCTGGACTTCGACCCGTACGACCACCGGCTCCAGGACGACCCCTACCCGGTCTACGCGCACCTGCGGCGCGAGGCCCCGCTCTACCACCACGCCGAGCACGACTTCTACGTCCTGTTCCGGCACGCGGACGTCGACGCCGCGCTGCGCGCCGACGGGGTCTACAGCAACCGGATGGGCGTGACGCTCGACGCCAGCGCCTGGAACCCGCACGCGCACCTGGTGATGTCGTTCCTCGCGCTCGACCCGCCCGAGCAGACGCGGCTGCGCCGGCTCGTGTCCCGGGGCTTCACGCCGCGGCGGGTCGCGGAGCTCGAACCGCGGATCCAGCGCATCACCGAGCAGTACCTCGACGAGCTCGACGGCTCGTTCGACTGGATCGCCGACCTCGCCGGCCGGGTGCCGATGGACGTCATCTCGGAGATGCTCGGCGTCCCGGAGTCCGACCGGGCCGAGGTGCGCCGGCTGGCCGACCTGCTCGTGCAGCGGGAGGACGGTCTGCGTGACGTGCCGCCGGCCGGTATCGAGGCCTCGTTCCAGCTGCTGGAGTACTACCGGGACCTGGTCGCCGCGCGCCACCGGCGGCCCGCCGACGACCTCACGTCGGCGCTGATCGCGGCCGAGTCCGACGGCGACCGGATGACCGACGACGAGGTCGTCGCGTTCCTGTTCCTGATGGTCGTGGCCGGCAACGAGACGACGACGAAGCTGCTGGGCAACGCGATCTACCACCTCCGGGACGACACCGGGCGGGTCTTCGCCGACCCGGGCCTGATCCCCGGCTGGATCGAGGAGACGCTGCGCTACGACACGTCCACCCAGCTGCTGGCGCGGTACGTGGTCGCGGACGTGACCCTGCACGGCGTCACGGTTCCGGCGGGGTCGCAGCTGCTCGTCGCGCTGGGGTCGGCGAACCGCGATCCGGCGGTCTTCACCGCACCCGACTCGTTCGACCTCACCCGGGGCCGCGACGAGCTGTCGAAGATCCTCAGCTTCGGCGGCGGCCGGCACTTCTGCCTCGGAGCGAGCCTGGCCCGGCTGGAGTCCGCGGTCGTGCTCCGCGAGGTGGTGCGCCGCCTGCGTACCGTCGAGGTGGACCATGAGAACTGCGTGCGGTTCTACTCGTCGAACGTGCGCGGGTTCGCCGCCGTGCCGGTGACGGCCGGTGCCCGATGACGGCCGGTGCCCGATGACGGCCGGTGTCCGGTGACAGCGCCGGTGGGGTTCGTCGGGCTGGGCTCGATCGGGGCGCCGATGGCGCGGCGCCTGCTCCGCTGGCCCGGCGGGCTGGTGGTCCACGACGTCGATCCGCGCGCGTGCGCGGCGGTGAAGGGCGCGGAGGTGGCCACCGGCGTCGCCGAGTTGGCGTCCCGCGTCGGCTTCGTGTCGGTGATGGTGCGCGACGACGACCAGGTGCGTGACGTGGTCGGGCAGATCGTCGCGTCGGGGGCGAGGCCGCTGGTGGCCGTCCACTCGACGGTGGCCCCGCCGACGCCGGCCGCGCTCGCGTCCGCGGCCGGTCCGCGGATCCTCGACGCGCCGGTCAGCGGCAGCGTGATCGGCGCCGACGCCGGAACGCTGGCCTTCATGGTCGGCGGCACCGCCGAGGACTTCGCCGCCGCGAAGGACGTGCTGGCGTTGATGGGAACCCGGATCGTCCACGCCGGACCGGTCGGCGCGGGCACCGCGATGAAGCTGGCCCGCAACCTCCTCCAGTTCGTCTCGTTCACCGCCGCGTTCGAGGCGCAGCGGCTGGCGTCGGCCGCGGGCCTGGACGTGCGGGCCCTGGGCGAGGTGGTCCGGCACACCGACGCGGTGACCGGCGGGCCCGGCTCGGTGCTGCTGCGGGGCTCCAGCGAGCCGCTGACGCCCGACGATCCCTGGACCGGCGTCTTCACGCACGTACGCACGCTCGGTGAGAAGGACCTCGGCTTCGCGGTGGAGCTCGCGGCCCAGCTCGACGTCGACGTTCCGCTCGCGCGGTACGCCCTCGCCCATCTCGGCCGTGCGCTCGGCCTCCCGGAGGTTGCCCCGTGACCGACGACCGCCGCCGCGGCCTGGAAACCATGGCCCAGGTGTACGGCTTCGAACTCCAGGACGGCGACGGGGACTTCTGGCGCTACACCGTCGACCACCTCTTCGCCGACATCTGGAACCGGCCGGGCCTGAGCATCCGCGACCGCCGGCTGCTGATCATCGGCGCGCTCGCCGCGACCGGCACGCTCGACGTGCTGGGGATCCAGCTGCCGGCTGCCTACCGCAACGGCGAGCTCACCGAGGAACAGCTGCGCGAGATCGTGATCTTCCTGAGTCACTACGTCGGCTGGCCCACCGGCGCCAAGCTGAACACGCTGGTGGAGCAGGTGATCACGGGTCACGCCGGCTGAACGCCGCCGCCGCCAGAGCCCGCGTGGCGGCCGTCGTGACGCCCAGGACGCCGAACCCGGCCGGCGGCGACAGCCCGCCGGGGTTCACCTGAGCGATCCGCTGACCGGCGGCCGTCGGCCACCAGGTGATCCCGGCCTACGAGTCGCGCCTGGTCGAACCCGGCTGGAGAGCCCAGCGGTACCGGCTGGTGGGGACGAGGTCCAGGCCCTGGTCGGCGCCGAAGCGGGCGCAGCTGGCCAGCAGCTCGGTGGTGCGGCGGCGCAGCTCGGCCTCGTCGCCGCGGCTGTCGTAGAACGCGTGCGGATCGGTGAGCGCGTCCATCGGGAAGTGCTCCTCGACGATCGCGGCGACCGGCGGCGAGGCGGCGGTCAGCGCCTCCTCGACCACGTTCTGGACGTAGCAGACCGTGCCCTGCGTCCGGATCGCGATCGGCGTGTGGTGCACCATCCAGTACTCCAGGTACTGCTCCCGCGTCATCGACGCCGGCCGGCGCAGCAGCGCTACCTGCGCGAGCACGTCGGCACGCTCCCCGTCGGGCACCGGCGCCGGATCGAGCCGCACGCGTTCGCTCACCCGGTACGCGTGCGGCTCCGCATCACCGGCCGCGGCCGCCACGGTCGCCACGACGGCCCCCGGATCACCGTGGGTCCAGACGCTGACGAGCGCGGTGATCGGCGCCCCAGGCCCGAACCGCAACGCGGGCGCGACCGCCTCGTCGTCGACGTTGACCTGCAGCGCCGTAGCCCCGACGGACCCGAGCGCTTCGCGGAGCGTGTGGGCCGACAGACGCGGACCGGGATCGGCGCCGTGCACCGCGACGATGAGCTTCCGCACCTCGCGAACCTAGCAACAGTGATGCGCTTTCGTACCACATTGGAGGCAAAGGCTTCCTGTCGGTCTGACAAAAAGCTAGCCTGGCTGCGTGAACGCCGAACAATGGCAGCCCCCGCCGGTCCTTCTCGCGGTGGACCTCCTCATCCTCACCCTGCGTGACTCGCGGCTCCAGGCGCTGCTGGTCGAGCGTGGCGTCGATCCGTTCATCGGTCGGATGGCCCTACCCGGCGGCTTCCTCCGTGACGCGGGCGAGGGCCTCGGCGCGGCTGCCGAGCGTGAATTGCGGGAGGAGGCGGGGCTCGACGCCGGGGCCCTGCACCTCGAACAACTCGGGGTCTACGGCGAACCTGACCGGGATCCGCGCGGACGGGTTGTGTCCGTGGCGTACCTGGCGATCACACCGCGGTTGCCGGATCCGATCGCTGGGTCGGATGCGGCGGAGGCGCGGTGGTGCTCAGTGGACGAGATCGCGCGTGGCGACATTCCACTCGCTTTCGACCACGCGGACATCCTGGCCGACGGCGTCGACCGGGCCCGCTCGAAGATCGAATCGACAGCACTCGCCACCGCCTTCTGTGGCGACGAGTTCACGATTCCTGAGCTGCAGCAGGTCTACGAGGCGGTGTGGGGAGCGCCCGTCGATCCACGCAACTTCTATCGCAAGGTCAAAGCCGCGGCGGGTCTT contains:
- a CDS encoding 2Fe-2S iron-sulfur cluster-binding protein gives rise to the protein MRARTGGRIDRGRTLTFTFDGETYTGHPGDTLASALLAAGRHTIARSITFGRPRGITAAWAEDSGGPVQIEEPFPEPMRPATTVELYDGLSARSLAGRGRLADVPDTARYDAKHHHVDVLVVGAGPAGLAAARDAARAGDRVALVDEQSEAGGSLLSEPETPGWVADTVAELAAHPDVLHLQRTTAFGTYDDGFVLALERRTDHLGAAAPKNVSRQRVWRLRARRIVVATGAHERPIVFADNDRPGIMLAGAARTFLNRYGVLPGRAAVVFTTNDSAYDAAFDLHRAGVRVRAIVDARTEIPAHLAEACDRARIWLVRGAVVTGTRGEDRITHALVGPDPIACDLLLVSGGWNPAVHLFSQARGRLRYDGTLGAFVPGEPVDGLTVIGSAAGEVVASKTLWRVPGPAEFQFVDLQRDATVADLRHAVGAGLRSIEHIKRFTTIGTAHDQGKTSGVLTTGIVAELLGVPVEAVGTTTFRPPYTPVAFAALAGRDRGHLFDPERYTALHDWHVAAGAVFEDVGQWKRPRYYPRPGEDMPAAVLRECAAARTGVGLLDGSTLGKIDVRGPDAGVLLDRLYTNLMSSLKPGMVRYGVMCGVDGMVIDDGTVLRLADDHFLVMTTTGGAAKILDWMEEWLQTEWPELRVHLTSVTDHWATFPVVGPRSRDVVGAVFPDVDVSREAFPFLAIRETTLDGVPVRLARISFSGELAYEVYVSSWYAVAIWQRLLDAGRPHGLTPYGTETMHVLRAEKGYPIIGQDTDGTVTPQDLGMAWVVSKKKADFVGKRSFARAANLDPLRKHLVGLLPLDRRTVLPEGSQIVERLTEPPVAMLGHVTSSYRSAELGRPFALALVKGGRERVGEVLQVPVDGTLVPVEVTGPVLVDPEGARRDG
- a CDS encoding sarcosine oxidase subunit gamma, with translation MAELLRTHALESRVEALAAAGIVVEPYVAMTNVRGADAPPAGIRLGPDEWLVVGAAGEPGGSVTDVSAQWITLRLTSGHARDVLATGCAIDLHPRAFPEGTSVQTRLAQAGVILTSLGAGGYRVLVRSTFAGYLADWLLDATSEFR
- a CDS encoding GntR family transcriptional regulator: MRAAAVGPAPASMAERAYFALRDRLILLDIRPGEPIDDDELATQLGMGRTPVREALKRLEQDRLVVSFPRRGTFATALDIADLAHISDLRVQLEPLAARRAAERSSGAQRAEILELADLTGQLDVERSDRSEVMRWDLTVHRAIYRAANNPHLEDVLIRYDNLVTRIHCVFLDRLKSTDLNVVAEHVALLHAIAGSDADRADVLARDHVLGFERAIRAVI
- a CDS encoding L-serine ammonia-lyase is translated as MTISAFDLFKVGIGPSSSHTVGPMRAAWSFAERLRRSGALTRVARVRCELFGSLGATGHGHGSVPAVVLGLEGERPELVDPVAAGPRVEAVREIGKLTLAGEHPIEFTLDDVVLHRRRRLDFHSNGMLFLAFDASGAELDRREYYSVGGGFVLDEDEAGRPAIVEDATPVRYPFTTGRELLDHTDATGLRISDVMLANELSWRTEDEVRGGLLHLWSVMQECVARGTHTSGVLPGGLKVRRRAAALHTQLDEQRDHADPLRAMEWVTLYALAVNEENAAGGRVVTAPTNGAAGIVPAVLHYYRDFVESYDEDGVVRFLLTAAAIGLLFKENASISGAEVGCQGEVGSACSMAAGALAEVIGGTPEQVENAAEIGIEHNLGLTCDPVGGLVQIPCIERNAIGSVKAITAARMAVRGDGQHHVTLDKAIKTMRETGADMKDKYKETARGGLALNVVEC
- a CDS encoding TetR/AcrR family transcriptional regulator — encoded protein: MAVRAGVYRGVSAADRVAERRTRLLAAGLTIWADPGVRTTMTAVCAEAGLSERYFYESFTGLDALLEAVMNDIAAEIETTSRRAAEAAEGGPAERVHAAVRAFVELLLDDPRKGRVAIVESVAVPKLRQRRTELLRYLAHQSAIEAQRLLGARVDEVAGLLFIGGMAELVTAWLDGTVDATADEIVAAASRALLGLYDT
- a CDS encoding cytochrome P450, translated to MTAEALPIPPLRRDDRGLPFVGRVLDYAKDPVGLFRHHYERYGPVAPWYALGRTSVMLLGPDACGEALQNRDKAFANGPAWSQLVGPFFRRGLMLLDFDEHKGHRRIMQEAFTRPRLESYTRRLHPAIETGLAGWNADREFPSYWRLKQLTLDIAADLFMGGAQDTSRAEMDRVNKAFIACVQAAAGIVRADVPFTRWGKAYRGRKVLEKFLRHYLPVKRAQQTDDIFSVLCHIETEDGDRFSDDDVVNHMIFLMMAAHDTSTVTTSTILQYLGQHPAWQERCREESLALGPEPTMAELEGLVALDLVMKEALRLRAPVPVLVRYTVRDTVVQGVRIPAGTSAALGLQFTHLMEDYWSNPTAFDPERFTPERREDRSHRFAWEPFGGGVHKCIGLYFAGLEVKAIMHRLLREHRWTVDPAYEPPLDNHSLPFPKDGLPIALA
- a CDS encoding FAD-binding protein, with the translated sequence MRVDAVPAVGAHEVSAWSDEVDVLVVGAGMAGVSAAIDAATAGARVLVVDRGGRLTCTSAMSGGHFYLGGGTAVQQATGWEDTPADMAAYLRAMSPSCDPEKIRLYAADSVEHFGWLESLGFAFERSYYPHKAVVQPGTQGLMFTGNEKCWPFTEIARPAPRGHKPPFEGDMGGGGFVVELALAKLDALGVEVRYDTGATGLVVDGDAVTGATWRRFDEAGAIRARSVVLAAGGFVLNPAMVETYAPRLGALFARGMALGNTYDDGLGIRLGESVGGVADHMEGAFFTAPFYPPEGNVRGVVVNAAGRRFVNEDAYHSRVAAYVFDQPGQAAYLILDAATMERPGYGFQPLVDGWETIPEMEAGLGLPAGSLVETLGAYNAAAPEDPAFHKASEYVVPLDQGPWGAYDLTPGACFYSGFSCGGLRVTPDGQVLRSDGSVVAGAYAAGACASNIAVDGRGYSSGTQLGEASYFGRRAGRHAALARA
- a CDS encoding cytochrome P450: MLDFDPYDHRLQDDPYPVYAHLRREAPLYHHAEHDFYVLFRHADVDAALRADGVYSNRMGVTLDASAWNPHAHLVMSFLALDPPEQTRLRRLVSRGFTPRRVAELEPRIQRITEQYLDELDGSFDWIADLAGRVPMDVISEMLGVPESDRAEVRRLADLLVQREDGLRDVPPAGIEASFQLLEYYRDLVAARHRRPADDLTSALIAAESDGDRMTDDEVVAFLFLMVVAGNETTTKLLGNAIYHLRDDTGRVFADPGLIPGWIEETLRYDTSTQLLARYVVADVTLHGVTVPAGSQLLVALGSANRDPAVFTAPDSFDLTRGRDELSKILSFGGGRHFCLGASLARLESAVVLREVVRRLRTVEVDHENCVRFYSSNVRGFAAVPVTAGAR